A genomic stretch from Nitrospirota bacterium includes:
- the flaF gene encoding flagellar biosynthesis regulator FlaF: MLANQLEAYRTVQKTTQSGRELEASVLTKAALMLQNVQNNWDATDRDARLDEALRYNQRIWSIFQSELAGSDNAMPRKIREDILSLSLFIDKRILEVMAQPVPEKLAAIINININIAAGLRGSPAAI, encoded by the coding sequence ATGCTCGCAAATCAACTGGAAGCATACCGGACGGTCCAAAAGACAACTCAGTCAGGTCGTGAGCTGGAGGCGTCGGTATTGACGAAAGCCGCCCTCATGCTGCAGAATGTGCAGAATAACTGGGATGCAACCGACCGGGATGCACGTCTCGACGAGGCGCTCCGGTATAACCAGCGAATCTGGAGCATATTCCAGAGCGAGCTTGCCGGTTCGGACAACGCGATGCCCAGAAAGATCCGGGAGGACATCCTGTCGCTCAGTCTCTTCATCGACAAACGCATTCTCGAGGTCATGGCGCAGCCCGTTCCGGAAAAGCTTGCGGCCATTATCAACATCAACATCAATATTGCGGCTGGTCTCAGAGGCTCACCCGCTGCTATCTGA
- a CDS encoding flagellar biosynthesis repressor FlbT: MALKINLKPHERLIIGGAVVQNGGSRCDLMVENNVPILRDKDILREQDADTPCKRIYFTVQLMYVDEKNLVVHHNSYWKLVRDVVTAAPSTLGMIDQISANILSSRYYQALKLTQKLIEYEQEVLNNARKSTGSIPDGPKDNSVRS; the protein is encoded by the coding sequence ATGGCCCTGAAAATCAATTTAAAACCCCATGAACGTCTGATCATCGGCGGAGCGGTCGTCCAGAACGGCGGAAGCCGGTGCGACCTGATGGTCGAGAACAATGTTCCGATACTGAGGGACAAGGACATTCTCCGCGAACAGGACGCGGACACGCCCTGCAAGCGCATCTACTTCACCGTCCAGCTCATGTATGTGGACGAGAAAAACCTTGTTGTGCACCACAACAGCTACTGGAAGCTCGTGCGGGATGTTGTGACCGCGGCGCCCAGCACGCTGGGCATGATAGACCAGATCAGCGCAAACATCCTGAGCAGCCGTTACTACCAGGCGCTGAAGCTGACGCAGAAACTGATAGAATATGAACAGGAGGTCTTGAACAATGCTCGCAAATCAACTGGAAGCATACCGGACGGTCCAAAAGACAACTCAGTCAGGTCGTGA